A single genomic interval of Nonomuraea rubra harbors:
- a CDS encoding serine hydrolase domain-containing protein, which produces MNAPPGLIRAARTPWFDLDECTGHRAVLPEGGAPMTMDTYHDLASVTKVVATTTMLIRLVSDRLVDLDAPLSAYLPKSYEAITVRDLLLHRGGLWEWWPLYIQPQLPPPRYRPGRARHYSDLGFILLGRIVAQVTGLRLDRALAELVTRPLGLTSTTYARPAGSEVAMSALDDRVEMTMLDTGRPYPVPYRSGDFARWRTGPVVGEVADGNAFHALDGVAGHAGLFSTVPDLLKYGLALARYEEYEHLWRPEVVREFLAPGPDQEQALGFRRYALELPGETVTVLGHPGYVGCAVGFVPGRDIALALASNRLLVEGTPTPTGDLWTALLQDIAHRTGTA; this is translated from the coding sequence ATGAACGCACCGCCCGGCCTGATCAGAGCGGCCCGCACCCCCTGGTTCGACCTCGACGAGTGCACCGGCCACCGGGCCGTGCTGCCCGAGGGCGGGGCGCCGATGACCATGGACACCTACCACGACCTCGCCTCGGTGACCAAGGTCGTGGCCACCACCACGATGCTCATCCGCCTGGTGTCCGACCGGCTGGTGGACCTGGACGCGCCGCTGAGCGCGTACCTGCCGAAGTCGTACGAGGCGATCACCGTGCGCGACCTGCTGCTGCACCGCGGCGGCCTGTGGGAGTGGTGGCCGCTCTACATCCAGCCGCAGCTCCCCCCGCCCCGCTACCGGCCCGGCCGCGCCCGCCACTACTCCGACCTCGGGTTCATCCTGCTGGGCAGGATCGTCGCGCAGGTGACGGGGCTGCGCCTGGACCGGGCGCTGGCCGAGCTGGTCACCCGGCCGCTGGGCCTGACCTCCACCACGTACGCCCGCCCGGCGGGCTCGGAGGTGGCCATGAGCGCCCTGGACGACCGGGTCGAGATGACCATGCTCGACACCGGCCGCCCGTACCCGGTGCCCTACCGCAGCGGCGACTTCGCCCGCTGGCGCACCGGGCCGGTCGTCGGCGAGGTCGCCGACGGCAACGCCTTCCACGCCCTCGACGGCGTCGCGGGGCACGCGGGCCTGTTCTCCACGGTCCCCGACCTGCTGAAGTACGGCCTGGCCCTGGCCAGGTACGAGGAGTACGAGCACCTGTGGCGGCCGGAGGTCGTCCGTGAGTTCCTCGCCCCCGGCCCCGACCAGGAGCAGGCCCTGGGCTTCCGCAGGTACGCGCTGGAGCTGCCCGGCGAGACCGTCACCGTCCTCGGCCACCCGGGCTACGTGGGCTGCGCGGTCGGGTTCGTGCCCGGCCGCGACATCGCGCTGGCGCTGGCGAGCAACCGCCTGCTCGTCGAGGGCACGCCGACGCCCACCGGCGACCTCTGGACCGCCCTGCTGCAGGACATCGCACACCGAACGGGGACCGCATGA
- a CDS encoding anhydro-N-acetylmuramic acid kinase translates to MRVLGMISGTSHDGIDVAMVDFELVGSVLEGRVRHTASTPYPGELRSRLIAALPPAPATLAEVCELDTLIGQSFAAAAASAIEAAGPADLVVSHGQTVYHWVEGTHALGTLQIGQPAWIAERTGAPVLSDVRIRDITAGGHGAPLVSVLDGLLLGAYEGGAGALNLGGIANMTVVRGDALYAYDLGPANALIDAVVTSRGLHPRGFDEDGRIAASGRVDERLLEVLLDEPYYRLPAPKSTGKELFHLAYVESALARAGVTIGDADLVATLTELTVRTVAHEVRAAGVGTLVVSGGGCRNPVVMDGLRAALPGVSVAPSDDFGAPADDKEAIAFALIGWLTAHGLPGTVPGGTGAAGARILGTLTPGAGPLVLPAPVTAPPRALRLA, encoded by the coding sequence AGGCCGGGTGCGGCACACGGCGAGCACGCCGTACCCGGGTGAGCTGCGGTCGCGGCTGATCGCGGCGCTGCCGCCCGCGCCGGCGACGCTGGCGGAGGTGTGCGAGCTCGACACGCTCATCGGGCAGAGCTTCGCCGCCGCGGCCGCCTCGGCCATCGAGGCGGCCGGGCCCGCCGACCTGGTCGTCTCGCACGGCCAGACCGTCTACCACTGGGTGGAGGGCACGCACGCGCTCGGCACCCTGCAGATCGGGCAGCCCGCCTGGATCGCCGAGCGGACCGGCGCGCCCGTGCTGTCCGACGTGCGGATCAGGGACATCACGGCCGGCGGGCACGGAGCGCCGCTGGTGTCGGTGCTGGACGGGCTGCTGCTCGGCGCGTACGAGGGCGGCGCCGGCGCGCTCAACCTGGGCGGCATCGCGAACATGACCGTGGTCCGCGGCGACGCCCTGTACGCCTACGACCTCGGCCCGGCCAACGCGCTGATCGACGCCGTGGTGACGAGCAGGGGGCTGCATCCGCGCGGGTTCGACGAGGACGGCCGGATCGCCGCGTCAGGGCGGGTGGACGAGCGGCTGCTGGAGGTGCTGCTGGACGAGCCGTACTACCGGCTGCCCGCGCCCAAGAGCACGGGCAAGGAGCTGTTCCACCTCGCGTACGTGGAGTCCGCCCTGGCCAGGGCCGGGGTCACGATCGGTGACGCGGACCTCGTGGCCACGCTGACCGAGCTGACCGTGCGCACGGTCGCGCACGAGGTGCGGGCGGCCGGGGTGGGCACGCTGGTCGTCTCGGGCGGCGGCTGCCGCAACCCCGTCGTCATGGACGGGCTGCGGGCCGCGCTGCCCGGAGTGAGCGTGGCGCCCTCCGACGACTTCGGCGCGCCCGCCGACGACAAGGAGGCGATCGCGTTCGCGCTGATCGGCTGGCTCACCGCGCACGGCCTGCCCGGCACGGTGCCCGGCGGGACGGGCGCCGCGGGCGCCCGCATCCTGGGCACGCTGACCCCGGGCGCGGGACCGCTGGTCCTGCCCGCTCCCGTCACCGCCCCGCCCCGGGCGCTGAGGCTGGCATGA
- a CDS encoding ABC transporter ATP-binding protein — MSPLLEIRDLSVAFRTRKRDVTVVRNVSMEIQPGQTVAVVGESGSGKSTTAAAVNRLLPDNGRITGGQVLFEGRDLARASRREMTAIRGAGIGLVPQDPMSNLNPLMRIGDQIAEALDVHGVATGRAARARVVELLDMVGIPDPERRTGQYPHEFSGGMRQRALIAMGLACRPRLLIADEPTSALDVTVQRRILDQLGQLTAEMGTAVFLITHDLALAAERADVVAVMYQGEIVETGPAAGILSDPAHEYTRRLLQAVPSLSSVRVSEPPRREPDLVVVDGVRKVFPIRGTGEEFTAVDGVSFAIPRGRTVSIVGESGSGKSTTANLLLGLDAPTAGGIRFDGTDLTALGRKDLFAFRRRVQPVFQNPYASLDPRYTVEKSISEPLRVHGVGTAAERRKTAAELLEKVSLPASLAGRLPHELSGGQRQRVAIARALALSPELVVLDEAVSALDVLVQAQILELLAGLQRELGLSYLFISHDLAVVRMISHEVHVMRGGRIVESGTAQEIFDHPSDDYTRELLAAIPGRSQ, encoded by the coding sequence ATGAGCCCGCTTCTGGAGATCCGCGACCTCTCGGTCGCCTTCCGCACCCGCAAGCGGGACGTCACCGTCGTCAGGAACGTCTCGATGGAGATCCAGCCGGGCCAGACGGTCGCCGTGGTGGGCGAGTCCGGCTCCGGCAAGTCGACCACCGCCGCCGCGGTCAACCGGCTGCTGCCCGACAACGGCCGCATCACCGGCGGCCAGGTGCTGTTCGAGGGCCGCGACCTGGCCAGGGCGAGCCGCCGCGAGATGACCGCGATCCGCGGCGCCGGCATCGGCCTGGTGCCGCAGGACCCGATGTCGAACCTCAACCCGCTCATGCGCATCGGCGACCAGATCGCGGAGGCGCTGGACGTGCACGGGGTGGCCACCGGCAGGGCGGCGCGGGCCCGCGTCGTCGAGCTGCTGGACATGGTGGGAATCCCCGATCCGGAGCGGCGTACCGGCCAGTACCCGCACGAGTTCTCCGGCGGCATGCGGCAGCGGGCGCTGATCGCCATGGGGCTCGCCTGTCGGCCCCGGCTGCTCATCGCCGACGAGCCGACCTCGGCCCTGGACGTGACCGTGCAGCGGCGCATCCTCGACCAGCTCGGGCAGCTCACCGCCGAGATGGGCACGGCCGTCTTCCTCATCACGCACGACCTGGCGCTGGCGGCCGAGCGGGCGGACGTGGTGGCCGTCATGTACCAGGGCGAGATCGTCGAGACCGGGCCCGCCGCCGGGATCCTGTCCGACCCGGCGCACGAGTACACCAGGCGGCTGCTCCAGGCCGTGCCGAGCCTGTCGTCGGTACGCGTCAGCGAGCCGCCCCGGCGGGAGCCTGACCTGGTGGTGGTGGACGGGGTGCGCAAGGTGTTCCCGATCAGGGGCACCGGCGAGGAGTTCACCGCCGTGGACGGGGTGTCGTTCGCCATCCCGCGCGGCCGTACCGTCTCGATCGTGGGCGAGTCGGGCTCGGGCAAGTCGACGACCGCGAACCTGCTGCTCGGCCTGGACGCGCCGACCGCGGGCGGCATCCGCTTCGACGGCACGGACCTGACCGCGCTGGGCAGGAAGGACCTGTTCGCCTTCCGCCGCCGGGTCCAGCCGGTGTTCCAGAACCCGTACGCCTCGCTCGACCCCCGCTACACGGTGGAGAAGTCGATCAGCGAGCCGCTGCGCGTGCACGGCGTCGGCACCGCGGCCGAGCGCAGGAAGACGGCGGCCGAGCTGCTGGAGAAGGTGTCGCTGCCCGCGTCGCTGGCCGGGCGGCTGCCGCACGAGCTGTCCGGCGGCCAGCGCCAGCGGGTGGCCATCGCCCGCGCCCTGGCCCTGTCGCCGGAGCTGGTCGTGCTCGACGAGGCCGTCTCCGCGCTGGACGTGCTGGTGCAGGCGCAGATCCTGGAGCTGCTTGCCGGGCTGCAGCGGGAGCTGGGGCTCAGCTACCTGTTCATCAGCCACGACCTGGCCGTCGTACGGATGATCTCGCACGAGGTGCACGTCATGCGCGGCGGCCGGATCGTGGAGAGCGGCACCGCGCAGGAGATTTTCGACCATCCCTCCGACGACTACACCCGGGAGCTGCTCGCCGCCATCCCCGGCCGGTCACAGTAG